The Sorangiineae bacterium MSr11954 DNA segment GCTCGTCGAAGCGTTCGTGGAGCTGCAAGAGCGCTGGGTTCGTTTTTATCCCGGGTACCACTCGGCGCGGATTTTCGTGAGCTTGGACGGCAGCCGCGTTTACAACATCGTACGCTGGGAGAGCGAGGCCGATTACCGGCACTTCGAGGCGACATCCGACACGGCAGGGCGGGTGGCCGCCATTCGA contains these protein-coding regions:
- a CDS encoding antibiotic biosynthesis monooxygenase, which gives rise to MSTDGSFYSIIDYTVDGTKTQHELVEAFVELQERWVRFYPGYHSARIFVSLDGSRVYNIVRWESEADYRHFEATSDTAGRVAAIRGALDGLSGKAEPRMSGKPHYKVVREVGPGPRRA